One genomic segment of Parus major isolate Abel chromosome 10, Parus_major1.1, whole genome shotgun sequence includes these proteins:
- the WHAMM gene encoding WASP homolog-associated protein with actin, membranes and microtubules isoform X1 — MEPQPDSLEGWVAVRDTAFAEPQPPPRLRFLVGWNGAEGAFAVTCHGRAEAAEQAPQSWAGLFSAPALRGVHRQLSAVCPRLEPAFPELPPALPGAATGGLWAVLFPGGAAPDEAELQELCRALELYLGWALELCGGRVVLDALFAADRCCDDEYFESLHELRGKALRGHLARAKEALRRVLQQHESADTMVALMKVYEEEDEAYQDLVTMATQFYQYLLQPFRDMRELATLYKLEILKSLQYDKLGPRRVAALQKDAEEWTKRAESAVCSIQDITVNYFKETVKALAAMHKHMEQDEERFGKTTWASALPRLENLKYMLAKETLQHLRARELCLKQKRTGIQKLMENLGEQEENLSIVEELEIQYYEIQLELYNVQLEVLKHEEMLLIVQLDTIKRQIKEKQDEVVYYDTCENPEELKVIEQTMGQHYANLSAMTMLRQKTKQLETKRGTVCARRAYLRNKKDQCEASHRQRLQQAEESRKRFQQHHSIQIKRDKQKEEEKKKKAWISQERQKTLERLKVFREKCPAHVVLKTSRPLPPSPKLPREIPQQVVVLSPPPASNTGAAPEVLSPAPSSRVQASLEQPQSIVLVGDEEPKASCHNTPADIPVQIFVTDGDTKEQKPSKELMVSPCSPPPPPPPPPPPPPPPPPPPPPLPTLPPPPPLPLQLKSPSATEDKPLPLSSDSPSESPALHKQDDSSRRSINNCIGSMDEVLASLKRSEVHLRKVEQPNPYASVKDSILSAIRQGVKLRKVNRDTERDVSRGSPNELERSIKAAMQRIKKVSADSEEEEDNDQSNGEWDSSPA, encoded by the exons ATGGAGCCGCAGCCGGACAGCCTGGAGGGGTGGGTGGCCGTGCGCGACACAGCCTTCGCCGAGCCCCAGCCGCCGCCACGGCTCCGCTTCCTCGTGGGTTGGAACGGTGCGGAGGGCGCGTTCGCGGTGACCTGCCACGGGCGGGCGGAGGCGGCGGAGCAGGCCCCGCAGAGCTGGGCCGGGCTCTTCTCGGCGCCGGCCCTGCGCGGCGTCCATCGGCAGCTGTCGGCCGTGTGCCCGCGCCTGGAGCCCGCCTTCCCCGAGCTGCCGCCCGCGCTGCCCGGCGCGGCGACCGGCGGGCTCTGGGCCGTGCTGTTCCCCGGCGGAGCCGCGCCGGATGAGGCcgagctgcaggagctgtgccgGGCGCTGGAGCTGTACCTGGGCTGGGCCCTGGAGCTCTGCGGCGGCCGCGTAGTGCTGGACGCGCTCTTCGCCGCCGATCGCTGCTGCGATGACGAATACTTCGAGAGCCTCCACGAGCTCCGCGGGAAGGCCCTGCGTGGCCACCTGGCCCGGGCCAAGGAGGCCTTGCGGCGG GTTCTGCAGCAGCATGAAAGTGCTGACACAATGGTGGCTTTGATGAAGGTTTatgaagaagaagatgaagctTATCAGGATTTGGTCACCATGGCAACACAATTCTACCAGTATTTATTGCAGCCCTTCAGAGATATGAGAGAGCTGGCAACACTGTACAAACTGGAAATCCTG AAATCTTTGCAGTATGATAAGTTGGGGCCTAGAAGAGTAGCAGCTTTGCAGAAGGATGCTGAGGAATGGACTAAGCGAGCTGAGAGTGCTGTGTGCTCCATTCAGGATATCACAGTGAACTACTTCAAGGAAACTGTAAAGGCCTTGGCAG CAATGCACAAACACATGGAACAAGATGAGGAGAGATTTGGTAAAACCACCTGGGCATCAGCTTTGCCACGGTTAGAAAACTTGAAATATATGTTAGCAAAAGaaacccttcagcatctgagGGCAAGAGAGTTGTGCCTGAAACAGAAGAGAACTGGCATTCAGAAACTC aTGGAGAATCTTGGTGAACAAGAAGAGAATTTAAGTATAGTGGAGGAGTTGGAAATACAGTATTATGAAATACAGCTGGAATTATATAATGTACAGCTTGAAGTTTTGAAACATGAAGAGATGCTGCTTATTGTACAGTTGGACACTATAAAGAGACAGATTAAAG AGAAACAGGATGAAGTTGTTTACTATGATACATGTGAAAATCCTGAGGAGCTCAAGGTCATTGAACAGACCATGGGACAACATTACGCTAACTTGTCAGCAATGACGATGCTGAGGCAGAAGACTAAGCAGTTGGAGACAAAGCGTGGGACTGTCTGTGCGAGGAGAGCCTACCTCAGGAACAAAAAA gatCAGTGTGAAGCGAGCCATCGGCAGAGGCTGCAACAGGCAGAAGAGAGCAGAAAACGCTTCCAGCAGCATCACAGCATACAGATA AAGAGAGACAAacaaaaagaggaggagaaaaagaaaaaagcttggATAAGCCAGGAACGTCAGAAAACACTGGAGAGGCTGAAAGTATTCAGGGAG aagtgtCCAGCTCATGTTGTTCTGAAAACATCTCGTCCTCTGCCTCCCAGTCCCAAGTTGCCACGAGAAATCCCTCAGCAGGTTGTGGTgctgtcccctcctcctgcaTCAAACACAGGGGCAGCCCCAGAAGTTCTGTCCCCTGCACCCTCATCAAGAGTACAGGCATCTCTCGAGCAGCCACAGAGCATTGTTCTTGTAGGAGACGAAGAACCAAAAGCTTCATGTCATAATACCCCAGCAGATATCCCTGTCCAGATTTTTGTTACTGATGGTGACACAAAGGAACAAAAGCCCAGCAAGGAATTGATGGTCTCTCCATGCTCACCACcccctcctccacctcctcctccaccccctcctccacctcctcctccacctcctcctcccttgCCCACTCTGCCCCCACCTCCCCCACTACCTCTCCAGTTAAAATCACCATCAGCAACAGAGGATAAACCACTTCCCCTGAGCTCTGATAGCCCCTCAGAAAGCCCTGCACTGCACAAACAGGATGACTCCTCCAGGAGGTCTATAAATAATTGCATAG GTTCCATGGATGAAGTTCTGGCTTCTCTGAAGCGCAGTGAAGTTCATCTCCGCAAAGTGGAGCAGCCAAATCCGTACGCCTCTGTGAAGGACAGCATCCTCTCTGCCATAAGGCAAGGGGTTAAACTGAGGAAAGTGAATCGAGATACTGAGAGAGACGTCAGTAGAGGATCCCCTAATGAGCTAGAGAGAAGCATTAAGGCAGCCATGCAGAGAATTAAGAAAGTGTCTGCTGATTCTGAAGAAGAGGAGGACAACGATCAGAGTAATGGAGAATGGGACAGCTCACCAGCATGA
- the WHAMM gene encoding WASP homolog-associated protein with actin, membranes and microtubules isoform X2 — protein sequence MEPQPDSLEGWVAVRDTAFAEPQPPPRLRFLVGWNGAEGAFAVTCHGRAEAAEQAPQSWAGLFSAPALRGVHRQLSAVCPRLEPAFPELPPALPGAATGGLWAVLFPGGAAPDEAELQELCRALELYLGWALELCGGRVVLDALFAADRCCDDEYFESLHELRGKALRGHLARAKEALRRVLQQHESADTMVALMKVYEEEDEAYQDLVTMATQFYQYLLQPFRDMRELATLYKLEILMENLGEQEENLSIVEELEIQYYEIQLELYNVQLEVLKHEEMLLIVQLDTIKRQIKEKQDEVVYYDTCENPEELKVIEQTMGQHYANLSAMTMLRQKTKQLETKRGTVCARRAYLRNKKDQCEASHRQRLQQAEESRKRFQQHHSIQIKRDKQKEEEKKKKAWISQERQKTLERLKVFREKCPAHVVLKTSRPLPPSPKLPREIPQQVVVLSPPPASNTGAAPEVLSPAPSSRVQASLEQPQSIVLVGDEEPKASCHNTPADIPVQIFVTDGDTKEQKPSKELMVSPCSPPPPPPPPPPPPPPPPPPPPPLPTLPPPPPLPLQLKSPSATEDKPLPLSSDSPSESPALHKQDDSSRRSINNCIGSMDEVLASLKRSEVHLRKVEQPNPYASVKDSILSAIRQGVKLRKVNRDTERDVSRGSPNELERSIKAAMQRIKKVSADSEEEEDNDQSNGEWDSSPA from the exons ATGGAGCCGCAGCCGGACAGCCTGGAGGGGTGGGTGGCCGTGCGCGACACAGCCTTCGCCGAGCCCCAGCCGCCGCCACGGCTCCGCTTCCTCGTGGGTTGGAACGGTGCGGAGGGCGCGTTCGCGGTGACCTGCCACGGGCGGGCGGAGGCGGCGGAGCAGGCCCCGCAGAGCTGGGCCGGGCTCTTCTCGGCGCCGGCCCTGCGCGGCGTCCATCGGCAGCTGTCGGCCGTGTGCCCGCGCCTGGAGCCCGCCTTCCCCGAGCTGCCGCCCGCGCTGCCCGGCGCGGCGACCGGCGGGCTCTGGGCCGTGCTGTTCCCCGGCGGAGCCGCGCCGGATGAGGCcgagctgcaggagctgtgccgGGCGCTGGAGCTGTACCTGGGCTGGGCCCTGGAGCTCTGCGGCGGCCGCGTAGTGCTGGACGCGCTCTTCGCCGCCGATCGCTGCTGCGATGACGAATACTTCGAGAGCCTCCACGAGCTCCGCGGGAAGGCCCTGCGTGGCCACCTGGCCCGGGCCAAGGAGGCCTTGCGGCGG GTTCTGCAGCAGCATGAAAGTGCTGACACAATGGTGGCTTTGATGAAGGTTTatgaagaagaagatgaagctTATCAGGATTTGGTCACCATGGCAACACAATTCTACCAGTATTTATTGCAGCCCTTCAGAGATATGAGAGAGCTGGCAACACTGTACAAACTGGAAATCCTG aTGGAGAATCTTGGTGAACAAGAAGAGAATTTAAGTATAGTGGAGGAGTTGGAAATACAGTATTATGAAATACAGCTGGAATTATATAATGTACAGCTTGAAGTTTTGAAACATGAAGAGATGCTGCTTATTGTACAGTTGGACACTATAAAGAGACAGATTAAAG AGAAACAGGATGAAGTTGTTTACTATGATACATGTGAAAATCCTGAGGAGCTCAAGGTCATTGAACAGACCATGGGACAACATTACGCTAACTTGTCAGCAATGACGATGCTGAGGCAGAAGACTAAGCAGTTGGAGACAAAGCGTGGGACTGTCTGTGCGAGGAGAGCCTACCTCAGGAACAAAAAA gatCAGTGTGAAGCGAGCCATCGGCAGAGGCTGCAACAGGCAGAAGAGAGCAGAAAACGCTTCCAGCAGCATCACAGCATACAGATA AAGAGAGACAAacaaaaagaggaggagaaaaagaaaaaagcttggATAAGCCAGGAACGTCAGAAAACACTGGAGAGGCTGAAAGTATTCAGGGAG aagtgtCCAGCTCATGTTGTTCTGAAAACATCTCGTCCTCTGCCTCCCAGTCCCAAGTTGCCACGAGAAATCCCTCAGCAGGTTGTGGTgctgtcccctcctcctgcaTCAAACACAGGGGCAGCCCCAGAAGTTCTGTCCCCTGCACCCTCATCAAGAGTACAGGCATCTCTCGAGCAGCCACAGAGCATTGTTCTTGTAGGAGACGAAGAACCAAAAGCTTCATGTCATAATACCCCAGCAGATATCCCTGTCCAGATTTTTGTTACTGATGGTGACACAAAGGAACAAAAGCCCAGCAAGGAATTGATGGTCTCTCCATGCTCACCACcccctcctccacctcctcctccaccccctcctccacctcctcctccacctcctcctcccttgCCCACTCTGCCCCCACCTCCCCCACTACCTCTCCAGTTAAAATCACCATCAGCAACAGAGGATAAACCACTTCCCCTGAGCTCTGATAGCCCCTCAGAAAGCCCTGCACTGCACAAACAGGATGACTCCTCCAGGAGGTCTATAAATAATTGCATAG GTTCCATGGATGAAGTTCTGGCTTCTCTGAAGCGCAGTGAAGTTCATCTCCGCAAAGTGGAGCAGCCAAATCCGTACGCCTCTGTGAAGGACAGCATCCTCTCTGCCATAAGGCAAGGGGTTAAACTGAGGAAAGTGAATCGAGATACTGAGAGAGACGTCAGTAGAGGATCCCCTAATGAGCTAGAGAGAAGCATTAAGGCAGCCATGCAGAGAATTAAGAAAGTGTCTGCTGATTCTGAAGAAGAGGAGGACAACGATCAGAGTAATGGAGAATGGGACAGCTCACCAGCATGA